In Ipomoea triloba cultivar NCNSP0323 chromosome 15, ASM357664v1, one genomic interval encodes:
- the LOC116006654 gene encoding probable serine/threonine-protein kinase WNK9, whose amino-acid sequence MNGLSISITEPDLSEFVEVDPTGRYGRYNEILGKGASKTVYRAFDEYEGIEVAWNQVKLYDFLQSPEDLERLYCEIHLLKILNHKNIMKFYTSWVDTANRNINFVTEMFTSGTLRQYRLKHKRVNIRAVKHWCRQILNGLLYLHSHDPPVIHRDLKCDNIFVNGNQGEVKIGDLGLAAILRKSHAAHCVGTPEFMAPEVYEEEYNELVDIYSFGMCILEMVTFEYPYSECTHPAQIYKKVISGKKPEALYKVKDREVREFVEKCLATVSLRLSARELLDDPFLQLEDCEHDLRPTRRELDYMDPLLRQPVLELDCEGTSFSNGFYNGYCNGYAYEEEEKGWACDPNEFDQNGIELFEYNDDEREDHSSNLDISIKGKRREDGSIFLRLRISDQEGRIRNIYFPFDVESDTALSVATEMVAELDITDQDVTKIADMIDGEISKLVPDWRPGPGLDVISHFANPTFCYNCVSNHTSTGSFMNFLSNNPSAAKNLHFLQCSSCATHGRFEEITFQPNSPRLNNASNHEDDPASSSQINGFHHMEYWDRHESLECSSVCSGESHSLEEIEKQYQEVSSVVAKEAGEIKTSKVPSSAEDFLKSSSSMIHTPSSDLSDEFEQEIQQSNR is encoded by the exons ATGAATGgtctttcaatttcaattacAGAACCAGATCTTTCTGAGTTCGTCGAAGTTGATCCAACTGGGAGATATGGCAGA TACAATGAAATACTTGGAAAAGGGGCTTCAAAGACAGT TTACAGAGCATTTGATGAGTATGAAGGGATTGAAGTTGCTTGGAACCAGGTCAAGCTGTATGATTTCCTGCAAAGCCCTGAAGATCTTGAGAGGCTCTATTGTGAAATTCACCTGCTGAAGATATTGAATCACAAAAACATTATGAAGTTCTACACCTCTTGGGTTGATACTGCCAATAGGAACATCAATTTTGTAACTGAAATGTTCACTTCTGGAACACTCAGACA GTATAGGCTGAAGCACAAAAGGGTTAATATTAGAGCAGTGAAGCATTGGTGCAGACAGATCTTGAATGGATTACTCTATCTCCATAGCCATGATCCCCCAGTGATCCACAGAGATCTCAAGTGTGATAACATCTTTGTGAATGGGAATCAAGGGGAAGTTAAAATTGGGGATCTTGGCCTAGCTGCTATTCTCAGAAAATCACATGCTGCTCATTGTGTTG GAACCCCTGAATTCATGGCCCCAGAAGTGTATgaagaggaatataatgaattGGTTGACATCTATTCTTTTGGGATGTGTATCTTGGAAATGGTCACTTTTGAATACCCATATAGTGAATGCACTCATCCTGCTCAGATCTACAAGAAAGTTATCTCT GGGAAGAAACCAGAGGCATTGTATAAAGTGAAGGATCGTGAGGTACGCGAATTCGTTGAAAAATGCTTAGCCACTGTCTCCTTAAGGCTATCAGCAAGGGAGCTTTTGGATGATCCATTCCTTCAACTCGAAGATTGCGAGCACGATTTAAGGCCTACGAGGAGAGAGTTAGATTACATGGACCCTCTATTAAGGCAGCCAGTTCTCGAGCTGGACTGTGAAGGAACGTCGTTTAGTAATGGTTTCTACAATGGGTACTGCAACGGTTATGCATATGAAGAAGAGGAGAAAGGATGGGCGTGTGACCCTAATGAATTCGATCAAAATGGAATCGAGCTTTTCGAGTACAATGATGATGAACGCGAGGATCATTCCTCTAATTTGGATATAAGTATCAAAGGGAAGAGAAGAGAGGATGGTAGCATCTTTTTAAGACTTAGGATTTCAGACCAAGAAG GTCGAATCAGGAATATCTATTTCCCGTTCGATGTTGAATCCGATACAGCGTTAAGCGTTGCTACTGAAATGGTGGCAGAGCTGGATATTACTGACCAAGATGTTACTAAGATAGCTGATATGATAGATGGGGAGATTTCGAAATTAGTGCCTGATTGGAGACCAGGGCCTGGATTAGATGTAATCTCTCACTTTGCAAATCCCACCTTCTGTTACAATTGTGTTTCCAACCATACTTCCACAGGTTCCTTTATGAATTTCCTGTCAAATAATCCCTCAGCTGCCAAGAATCTACACTTCTTGCAGTGCAGTAGTTGTGCCACACATGGCCGGTTCGAGGAGATTACGTTTCAACCAAATAGCCCTCGGCTAAATAATGCTTCTAACCATGAAGACGATCCGGCTTCATCGAGCCAAATAAATGGCTTCCATCACATGGAATATTGGGACAGGCACGAAAGCCTCGAGTGCAGCTCAGTGTGCTCCGGGGAGAGCCATTCCCTCGAAGAAATCGAGAAACAGTATCAAGAAGTTTCGAGTGTGGTTGCAAAAGAGGCGGGCGAGATAAAGACTAGTAAGGTTCCATCCAGTGCAGAAGATTTCTTGAAATCTTCGTCTTCAATGATTCATACACCATCATCTGACCTCTCGGACGAATTTGAGCAGGAGATTCAGCAGAGTAACAGATAG